A stretch of Fusarium fujikuroi IMI 58289 draft genome, chromosome FFUJ_chr10 DNA encodes these proteins:
- a CDS encoding related to MFS transporter: MSGQKPAKHEASSGLTEISPDPALEDAKSEDSVSGSIVEDADYRPIVPMTWRLGSVLLICLISFGASWSARLTSSLKSTIKKELDINNTQFALLEASEEFLVTLLMMASGILTDRIGGAGAMLYGNLIMTAGALVIAGAATCRSFPLMIFGKVTAALGDIATQIAYYRVFAGWFAPGGGFGTTIGLQIGIARIGGFVGSSTANVISKNTGNFAWVFWIGACVAFFTNLCTLFFFFFTKVAHKRFRPPPDPATGESLVEKNKKFDINKIIQLPWVFWTIMLFSMVQTSCSNIYSQNATELAEHRFGVDAVAAGWYASLSQYAGFFLSPLIGAVIDTYGHRVTQMAICGTGMLLSMGLINWGTTISSAAASYAFYAIFKTFGPVTIIEGIRTSMWHQDVFGTAYAAKVTMNNATNIIIRIITGVIQDTDGDSYDRVTIVYVFLATASTVISLAMLIGTFWAPDLQILQYSRKQRILRGDLINDRKEKSQGPTGKKARMISKVCFVALFVYVLGSWAAWIWGAATGNN; encoded by the exons ATGAGCGGCCAAAAACCTGCGAAGCATGAGGCTTCTTCAGGTCTGACAGAAATCAGTCCTGATCCAGCTCTCGAGGATGCCAAGTCTGAGGATTCTGTTTCTGGCTCAATCGTTGAAGATGCAGACTACCGGCCCATTGTCCCTATGACTTGGAGACTTGGCTCCGTCCTACTCATCTGTCTTATCAGCTTTGGCGCTTCTTGGTCTGCTCGTTTGACATCCTCACTCAAAAGcaccatcaagaaggaactggacatcaacaacacccaaTTCGCTCTACTTGAAGCTAGTGAAGAGTTCTTGGTCacgctgttgatgatggcatctggCATTCTAACAGACCGcattggtggtgctg GTGCTATGCTCTACGGAAACTTGATCATGACTGCCGGCGCTCTCGTTATTGCAGGCGCAGCGACATGCAGGTCATTTCCCCTCATGATCTTTGGCAAAGTCACCGCAGCATTGGGAGACATTGCCACTCAAATCGCGTACTACAGAGTATTCGCAGGATGGTTTGCACCTGGTGGCGGCTTTGGTACTACTATTGGTCTGCAGATCGGTATCGCTCGGATCGGTGGCTTTGTCGGAAGTTCAACAGCCAATGTCATTTCAAAG AACACCGGAAACTTTGCTTGGGTCTTTTGGATCGGCGCATGCGTTGCGTTCTTCACAAACCTGTGCacacttttcttctttttctttacaAAGGTTGCACATAAGCGCTTCCGCCCGCCTCCTGATCCAGCGACCGGCGAATCGTTGGTggagaagaataagaagttcgATATAAACAAAATTATCCAATTGCCTTGGGTCTTCTGGACGATTATGCTCTTCTCGATGGTGCAGACTAGCTGTTCCAACATCTATTCTCAAAACGCCACTGAGCTTGCTGAACATCGCTTCGGAGTAGATGCTGTCGCCGCTGGTTGGTATGCCTCTTTGTCGCAGTATGCAG GGTTTTTCCTCAGTCCATTGATCGGAGCTGTGATCGACACTTATGGTCATCGTGTAACACAGATGGCTATTTGCGGCACTGGCATGCTACTATCGATGGGACTTATTAACTGGGGCACTACAATCAGCAGTGCAGCTGCTTCATATGCATTCTatgccatcttcaagacgTTCGGCCCTGTTACAATTATCGAGGGCATCCGAACTAGTATGTGGCATCAAGATGTTTTTGGTACTGCTTATGCTGCCAAAGTGACCATGAACAACGC GACTAATATCATCATTCGTATCATCACCGGCGTCATCCAAGATACCGACGGTGATTCTTATGACAGGGTGACCATTGTCTATGTCTTCCTCGCTACCGCCTCTACcgttatatctttagcaaTGCTGATCGGCACCTTCTGGGCTCCCGATCTTCAAATTCTGCAATACTCTCGAAAACAGCGAATCTTGCGCGGGGATTTGATTAACGAccgaaaagaaaagagccaGGGACCCACTGGTAAGAAGGCTAGGATGATTAGCAAGGTCTGCTTCGTTGCGCTGTTCGTGTATGTGCTGGGAAGCTGGGCAGCTTGGATCTGGGGCGCTGCGACGGGGAACAATTAG
- a CDS encoding related to HET-6OR heterokaryon incompatibility protein (het-6OR allele): protein MATIRLGMRCQGPKTKVLTWVNEDPHGRCPVLEWNIVSTAFTGGYREGILGLYQLVSSTQACQATDPRDKIFALLGLAGVWTYGITPDYHKTESTVFAEFALKVISEERNLEILNHTYIEEPNDKERRPLWAPRWHHKDATARFTMKPGSFKSSNTMEMRMRSLDGGQSLELRGLHIDKIKETNNKWAYQDIMAMGSMAIDHRCLLEDQYGSEIITPTVLTMINGRVQSIVGELSRPTDNSYLNSFAAFAFQSLLMVFSNKDYNEKFLKAMIQLIKMAVQTYLSVPQNESIFGEPEVWEFIDDRLDQLSPEDTETISSYVDILERIFSDIGEDAAAFSGNLVHSHGKKFFITEKGYLGTGPCCLEAGDSVCILFGGEMPSIVRPVAPSSDEYLFLGNVYVHGIMDGEAITTWEEQKDSQDPTFQEQFFKLL, encoded by the coding sequence ATGGCAACGATACGTCTTGGGATGCGTTGTCAAGGCCCGAAAACCAAAGTCTTGACTTGGGTGAACGAGGATCCACATGGTCGTTGTCCAGTACTCGAGTGGAATATCGTTTCCACGGCCTTCACTGGTGGCTATAGAGAAGGAATACTGGGTCTATATCAGCTTGTTTCTTCGACACAAGCCTGTCAAGCGACTGACCCCCGCGATAAGATCTTCGCGTTGCTAGGCCTCGCCGGCGTCTGGACGTATGGTATCACACCTGACTATCATAAGACTGAGTCAACAGTCTTTGCAGAATTCGCTTTGAAGGTTATATCAGAAGAAAGGAAccttgagatcctcaatCACACATATATAGAGGAACCTAATGACAAAGAACGGCGTCCTCTTTGGGCGCCGAGGTGGCATCACAAGGACGCGACTGCACGCTTCACTATGAAACCTGGCAGTTTCAAATCTTCAAACACAatggagatgaggatgagatcacTGGATGGCGGCCAATCCTTAGAATTGAGAGGTCTGCATatcgacaagatcaaagagACTAATAATAAGTGGGCATACCAAGATATCATGGCTATGGGTAGCATGGCCATCGATCACAGATGTCTCCTGGAAGACCAGTATGGTTCGGAAATTATTACACCAACTGTTTTAACGATGATAAATGGCCGAGTACAGTCTATTGTCGGTGAGCTGAGCCGCCCAACAGATAACTCCTACCTCAATTCCTTCGCCGCTTTTGCTTTCCAATCACTTTTGATGGTTTTCTCCAATAAAGATTACAACGAAAAGTTTCTGAAAGCAATGATTCAGCTTATCAAAATGGCAGTCCAAACTTATCTTTCTGTACCGCAGAACGAGTCTATCTTTGGAGAACCTGAAGTATGGGAGTTCATAGATGATAGGCTGGACCAGCTCTCTCCAGAAGACACGGAAACGATATCATCCTATGTGGATATTCTTGAGAGAATCTTCAGTGACATTGGAGAGGATGCTGCGGCCTTCTCAGGGAATCTCGTACATAGTCACGGTAAAAAGTTCTTCATTACGGAAAAGGGCTATCTTGGTACTGGCCCTTGTTGTTTAGAGGCTGGGGACTCTGTATGCATTCTTTTCGGGGGAGAAATGCCGAGTATCGTTCGCCCAGTTGCACCCTCCAGCGATGAGTATCTATTTCTTGGAAACGTATATGTACATGGGATAATGGATGGGGAGGCTATTACTACTTGGGAGGAACAGAAGGATTCCCAGGATCCTACATTCCAGGAACagttttttaaattattatgA
- a CDS encoding toxD-like protein encodes MKALVLNTALKKAIVEDVDRPSPGSHDILINVRAIALNPVDELYVSSPIAAQEKRIVGTDFAGVVVEAGSAIGDLPDPRVKIGTRVAGFLQGASSVNDRPGAFAEFIVVPYDLVWKIPNNLTFEEASTISMCGLTAAQALFGRLGLPSPFSLAPQATSGGDTKITNLFIYGSSTSVGLYAAQLARIAARVSEMPIRLIGAASSSKHEMLRPEPYSYDILVDYRDEGWVQKVKDATNGDGVDLALDCISEGQTVYRTHETLAPSAKFAVIRGPVGGRYDPGLLTVKPAYGAVWEGLGVEVGYNNAVIPANPNAHAFAKEFYDFLSEPHPSGRAQLESNPVRIMPGGLERVVQDGFSLLGTGLVSERSEIERPEGYMRPISAEKLVYSL; translated from the exons ATGAAAGCCCTTGTTCTAAATACAGCCCTGAAAAAGGCAATCGTGGAAGATGTCGATCGCCCAAGTCCCGGTTCCCACGATATTCTTATCAACGTGCGCGCAATAGCACTAAACCCAGTAGATGAACTATACGTTTCGTCACCGATTGCAGCTCAGGAGAAGAGAATTGTCGGCACTGACTTCGCTGGCGTCGTTGTTGAAGCTGGATCTGCGATTGGTGATTTACCTGATCCAAGAGTCAAAATCGGGACACGGGTGGCTGGTTTCCTCCAGGGCG CGTCATCTGTGAATGATCGCCCTGGAGCGTTTGCAGAATTCATAGTCGTCCCTTATGATCTCGTATGGAAGATCCCTAATAATCTGACCTTCGAAGAAGCTTCGACAATCAGCATGTGTGGCTTGACTGCTGCTCAGGCTCTATTCGGTCGGCTTGGCTTACCATCCCCATTTTCTTTGGCGCCGCAAGCCACGTCCGGAGGCGATACGAAAATCACCAACCTCTTCATTTATGGATCATCGACTTCAGTAGGACTGTATGCCGCACAGCTTGCGCGTATCGCTGCTAGGGTATCTGAAATGCCTATTCGACTGATAGGGGCAGCTAGTTCATCTAAACATGAAATGCTTCGGCCGGAGCCCTACAGCTATGATATCCTTGTGGATTATAGAGATGAAGGCTGGGTTCAAAAGGTGAAGGATGCGACAAACGGGGACGGCGTCGATCTGGCGCTAGACTGCATCTCGGAAGGTCAGACAGTGTATAGAACCCACGAGACTTTGGCTCCTTCGGCAAAATTTGCAGTCATTCGCGGCCCAGTTGGAGGTCGATATGATCCAGGACTACTAACTGTCAAACCTGCCTATGGTGCTGTTTGGGAAGGTCTTGGCGTTGAAGTTGGATATAATA ACGCTGTTATACCAGCAAATCCAAATGCGCACGCGTTTGCAAAGGAATTTTATGACTTCTTGAGTGAGCCACATCCGTCAGGTAGAGCACAGCTCGAGTCAAATCCGGTGAGAATAATGCCTGGAGGCCTTGAAAGGGTAGTCCAGGACGGCTTCTCTCTTCTGGGGACTGGTTTAGTGAGTGAGAGGTCAGAGATTGAGAGACCAGAAGGTTACATGCGCCCGATAAGTGCTGAGAAGTTGGTATATAGTCTTTAA
- a CDS encoding related to ankyrin 3: protein MASFETSQSWLPKRQRADSGDDAQSLQYDDYTVGWISALPLEMTAAQAMLDHGHEPLRQHPQDSNCYEFGSINGHNVVIACLPKAQYGNNNAAIVANNMHRTFPHLQHRLLVGIAGGAPGAVDVRLGDVVVSTDAIQYDLGKALPDNHFQRIAKAISPPQALLTVVSKLEASHIGGQSRMPEILAENVARLPHYSHPMVEDRLFHHECPHNSSDSNCDSCNISQLIIRRARQQPNPVIHYGRIASGNQVIKDALTRDKISKETNSICFEMEAAGVMDAFPCLVIRGICDYSDSHKNKGWQEYAALIAAAYAKKLLMSMPPALLQSRKQVRVQKHKVSEPISPDAYECLQAMFVTDSSLDREGIIDAKGDICEGTCEWILSTEEFQAWDQNPPHLLWISAPPGMGKTFMAIFLSKYLEALSENLSGVATIFFFCDNKVDTRNTAVSILRGLMYQLISRQPHLVNEIIPQWKQKLRGIFQESSFGALWKLFEEMITESNFRTIYCIVDGLDECEPNSLSLLLRKLERLSRGSLGSSIKMKLICLSRKYPENIPEALLLFTKMELDTMTARKVDISCFISSQVQELVQKKSLSGKMRSHLEKTFHKKSEETFLWISFMSQDLQQQRSLDFEACLDSLPTGLDAVYERILENVDFRKLETIRSILYWILVAKRPFTISELCEAADIKPTGFLTHEEVCIELIKSCGHLLQIVDKYMRTSVQRTVTFLHQSAKDYLMKFDPRFGSQIRGLAQPQLHEHATITLIQYLEKINSQYGSKEGALYNIAKDFPLVYYAVEEWSFHFRELEDISQVMRQGVSFFEKDSKARYMWQNLDDLPEVHYDFEPVPLLHLSVLLDLDSLAEWCLGNDGEHDVETKWGVRERTALVLACEQRQEHIVSLLLDAGAIPLADIYSESALDMALSFCNRRILHLMAQTEPCREFLIANAANQDGALIYVAAKDGNEDACRFLVEDFGWDLKWQSGSVGHKALACALSSGNLKLISCFIREWHVPIRNHSGVLKEMCTSMVFQIKFEQAIRFLVDDCSIDINITDAEGHNALFFIFQDKYRTFSPIFMIRTLLEFGCSPGQLDRFGRAPMHYLVMAGTENDLADFSNIMDVLVGMSQYDVNQVCLKGQTILHYLIERLVNLQPDQCVGVSFLEFLSMAPGIAKAILNLGVDRHIQNSKGFTSLQVMRAALGQCERKITRRLREYMEAVNNVTIVLGSYCTVPKH from the coding sequence ACAGTCGGGTGGATCTCCGCTCTTCCGCTTGAGATGACAGCTGCTCAAGCTATGTTAGATCATGGACATGAGCCACTTCGCCAGCATCCACAAGACAGCAACTGTTACGAATTCGGAAGCATCAATGGTCATAATGTGGTTATCGCTTGTCTACCCAAAGCACAGTACGGCAACAACAACGCTGCCATTGTTGCGAATAATATGCATAGGACTTTTCCTCACCTCCAACATCGTCTGTTGGTCGGTATCGCGGGTGGGGCACCCGGAGCAGTTGACGTACGCCTCGGAGATGTCGTGGTCAGCACGGATGCCATACAATATGATCTGGGGAAAGCCTTGCCCGACAATCACTTTCAGCGAATTGCGAAAGCCATCAGTCCTCCCCAGGCATTACTGACAGTCGTTTCAAAGCTTGAGGCCAGCCATATAGGAGGACAAAGTCGAATGCCCGAGATTCTGGCCGAGAATGTGGCTCGCCTCCCTCATTACTCCCATCCAATGGTTGAAGATCGTCTCTTCCACCATGAGTGCCCTCATAACTCCTCAGATTCGAACTGTGATAGCTGTAACATATCACAGCTTATAATCAGGAGGGCTCGCCAACAACCCAACCCCGTCATCCACTACGGCCGTATTGCGTCAGGGAACCAAGTCATTAAGGATGCACTTACTCGAGACAAAATATCCAAAGAGACTAATAGCATTTGCTTTGAGATGGAGGCAGCAGGCGTCATGGATGCATTTCCTTGTCTTGTGATCCGCGGTATATGCGACTACTCGGATTCTCACAAAAATAAGGGATGGCAGGAATACGCAGCTTTGATAGCCGCAGCGTATGCTAAAAAACTTCTGATGTCGATGCCTCCTGCACTATTGCAGTCACGGAAGCAAGTGAGGGTACAGAAACACAAAGTCTCAGAGCCTATCAGTCCTGACGCATATGAATGCCTGCAGGCAATGTTTGTCACAGATTCTTCCCTGGATCGCGAGGGCATTATTGATGCAAAAGGCGATATCTGTGAGGGAACATGTGAGTGGATCTTATCCACCGAGGAATTCCAGGCTTGGGACCAGAATCCCCCTCACCTGCTATGGATATCCGCTCCACCAGGCATGGGCAAGACGTTCATGGCTATTTTTCTTTCTAAATACCTTGAGGCTCTTTCTGAAAACTTGTCTGGTGTCGCCAcgattttcttcttctgcgaCAATAAGGTCGATACAAGAAACACGGCAGTGAGCATTCTTAGAGGCCTCATGTATCAACTAATCTCACGACAACCACACCTCGTCAATGAAATTATACCGCAGTGGAAACAAAAACTTCGGGGCATCTTCCAAGAGAGCTCATTTGGTGCCTTGTGGAAACTTTTCGAAGAGATGATCACCGAATCAAACTTCAGGACGATCTACTGCATCGTCGATGGCCTGGATGAATGCGAACCCAATTCCCTATCTCTTCTGCTCCGAAAGCTCGAGAGACTTAGTCGAGGCAGCCTAGGCTCATCCATCAAAATGAAGCTCATATGCCTCAGCAGGAAATACCCGGAAAACATCCCTGAGGCTCTTTTGTTATTCACAAAGATGGAACTTGATACGATGACAGCCAGAAAAGTCGACATCAGCTGCTTCATCTCGtcccaagtccaagaacTCGTTCAGAAGAAAAGTCTCAGTGGGAAAATGCGATCTCATTTGGAAAAAACCTTCCATAAAAAATCTGAGGAGACATTCCTATGGATCAGTTTCATGTCTCAAGACTTGCAGCAACAGAGATCCCTTGATTTTGAAGCCTGTCTTGATTCGCTCCCGACTGGATTGGATGCAGTTTATGAGAGGATTCTGGAGAATGTCGACTTCAGAAAACTTGAAACGATTCGCAGCATCCTTTATTGGATTCTTGTCGCCAAACGCCCTTTTACAATATCTGAGCTATGTGAGGCAGCGGATATAAAACCTACAGGCTTCTTGACACACGAAGAAGTCTGCATTGAGCTAATCAAGTCTTGTGGCCATCTGCTTCAAATAGTAGATAAATACATGAGAACGTCTGTTCAACGGACAGTAACGTTTTTGCATCAAAGCGCAAAGGATTACCTGATGAAGTTCGACCCCCGGTTTGGCTCACAGATACGAGGACTCGCACAGCCTCAGCTCCACGAACACGCTACAATTACTTTGATCCAGTATCTCGAAAAGATCAATTCTCAATACGGAAGTAAAGAAGGagccttatataatatagcaAAAGATTTCCCATTGGTATATTATGCTGTCGAGGAATGGAGCTTTCACTTTAGGGAATTAGAGGATATTTCTCAGGTTATGCGGCAAGGCGTCAGTTTCTTTGAAAAGGATTCAAAGGCCAGATACATGTGGCAAaatcttgatgatctccCCGAAGTGCATTATGACTTTGAGCCCGTACCGTTACTTCATTTATCTGTCTTGTTAGACCTGGATAGTTTGGCAGAGTGGTGTCTGGGAAATGATGGAGAACACGATGTGGAAACCAAGTGGGGTGTTAGGGAACGCACAGCTCTTGTCCTTGCTTGCGAACAGCGTCAAGAGCATATTGTTTCGTTGCTCCTTGACGCAGGCGCCATTCCCCTTGCCGACATATATTCCGAAAGTGCTCTTGACATGGCTTTATCGTTCTGCAACAGACGGATCTTGCACCTTATGGCACAAACAGAACCTTGCAGGGAGTTCTTAATTGCAAATGCAGCTAACCAAGATGGCGCCCTGATCTATGTAGCTGCCAAGGACGGAAATGAGGATGCATGCCGCTTTTTAGTTGAGGACTTTGGCTGGGATCTAAAGTGGCAAAGCGGAAGTGTTGGTCACAAAGCCCTAGCATGTGCCCTATCGAGTGGAAATCTCAAACTCATAAGCTGCTTTATCAGAGAGTGGCATGTTCCTATTAGGAATCACTCTGGTGTCCTGAAAGAGATGTGTACCTCTATGGTCTTTCAGATCAAATTCGAACAGGCCATACGGTTCCTGGTGGATGATTGCTCTATTGATATCAATATCACAGACGCAGAAGGCCATAATGCCTTATTCTTCATATTCCAAGACAAGTACAGGACATTCTCACCTATTTTCATGATCAGAACACTATTAGAATTTGGCTGCAGTCCTGGCCAGCTCGACCGCTTTGGCCGAGCCCCAATGCACTATCTCGTTATGGCTGGCACAGAAAATGATTTAGCAGACTTCTCGAACATCATGGACGTTCTAGTCGGTATGAGCCAATATGATGTCAACCAAGTGTGCTTAAAAGGGCAGACAATACTGCATTATCTCATTGAGCGCTTAGTAAATCTGCAACCTGATCAGTGCGTTGGTGTCAGTTTTCTGGAATTTTTGAGTATGGCGCCAGGAATAGCAAAAGCAATACTGAACTTGGGTGTTGATCGGCATATCCAAAACAGCAAAGGATTTACAAGCCTGCAAGTGATGCGGGCTGCACTCGGCCAATGCGAAAGGAAGATTACAAGGCGACTGAGAGAATACATGGAAGCCGTGAATAATGTTACGATAGTACTCGGAAGCTACTGTACCGTTCCTAAACACTAG